The genomic window GCAGGATGGGGTAGGTGTGGTTCATCCCCTGCAGGTATTTCACCAGGTCCACCGCCTCGGGCCTGGCCACCACCACCTTGTTCTGCGGCTGGTAGTCGGGCGGCAGCTTGACCACCACCTCGTCCGGGTCGGCCTTGTCCTTGACCTCGAACAGGAAGGGGTACGAGGGCATGATCGAGCCCGGCACGTAGGCGCGCGGCTGGTAGAGATGGCCCAGGTTCCAGTCCATGCTGGGCTGGCGCACGCCGATGTTGAACAGGTCGGGCCCGGTGCGCATGCTGCCCAGCAGGTGCGGGTTGTCGTAGTAGTAGTCGCCCGGCACCGAGACCCGGCCCCAGCCGCGCTCGGCGTCGGCGGGGGCGAAGCTGCGGTCGCGCGGC from Burkholderiaceae bacterium includes these protein-coding regions:
- a CDS encoding cbb3-type cytochrome c oxidase subunit II; protein product: MENEVKLTAGAMVTLGIAVSALIVMPYIQVSDVKPPEGLKPYTSAQLRGRNVYIANGCVYCHSQQPRDRSFAPADAERGWGRVSVPGDYYYDNPHLLGSMRTGPDLFNIGVRQPSMDWNLGHLYQPRAYVPGSIMPSYPFLFEVKDKADPDEVVVKLPPDYQPQNKVVVARPEAVDLVKYLQGMNHTYPILPPEPKGGAAPKAGQ